In Sphaeramia orbicularis chromosome 12, fSphaOr1.1, whole genome shotgun sequence, the following proteins share a genomic window:
- the LOC115429098 gene encoding syntaxin-1A-like, whose amino-acid sequence MTDNTKRADMEEFFKTVGEVRVLIETISNQVEEVERRHGVILSNPNKDHRNKEELQKLNSDINRNSNLVRARLKSIQKNLLLEENGKSASVIQRIHKNQHSHLTLCFVDVMRSYYRAQIDFREKCKARIQRQLEIVDKITTDEELEDMLNGDNPEIFISDIKSEARLSSQALNGD is encoded by the exons ATGACCGACAACACGAAGAGAGCCGACATGGAGGAGTTCTTCAAAACG GTGGGAGAGGTACGAGTTCTCATAGAAACTATTTCCAACcaagtggaggaggtggagaggagaCATGGAGTTATCCTGTCCAACCCAAACAAAGACCACA gaAACaaagaagagctgcagaaactGAACAGTGACATCAACAGGAACTCGAACTTGGTCCGGGCCAGGTTAAAAT CGATACAGAAGAATTTGCTTCTAGAGGAGAACGGCAAAAGTGCATCAGTAATCCAGCGAATCCACAAGAACCAG CACTCACACCTGACTCTATGCTTTGTGGATGTGATGAGGAGTTATTATAGAGCTCAAATCGACTTCAGAGAGAAATGCAAAGCACGAATCCAAAGGCAGCTGGAAATTG TGGATAAAATCACCACAGATGAAGAGCTGGAGGACATGTTGAATGGTGACAATCCTGAGATCTTCATATCTGAT ATCAAATCTGAGGCTCGGCTTTCAAGCCAGGCTCTGAATGGAGATTGA